From Priestia filamentosa, a single genomic window includes:
- a CDS encoding pectinesterase family protein yields the protein MPNTIYAHDNINIIAQNMSLNENEHVKDVVSSGDLAKLYMLGILSSEGVSQGKMPSSEIKIDKAELVKSDLIAVTFSTNIERIDKNDIVFKEGQDVISIQNMNQSVNKKGQTVVLFHTSTKIRGNVYVEVVRKEANQPLKQDERQKLQDIRERVEKIGKVVTVSKDDKGDYHTVQEAINVIPSGNKEKVTVFIFNGVYKEVVTISEDKDFVSLIGENVNKTKLTYDNYSGKEKPGGGTYGTSGSASVYIYGNDFTAENLTFENSFDEKSVDVKDEQAVAVYTKGERQVFKNTRFIGNQDTLYTKEGTQYFYKCYIEGDVDFIFGGSQAVFEKCDIMSLTRGSSTVNGYVTAPSTRITDEYGYLFIKSRLLSNAEEGTVYLGRPWHPGGDPHAIGSVVFRESYLGSHINKQGWTDMSGFSYRDARFYEYKNHGPGVAFNNSREQLTREEANQYTVQNVLNGWNPKEKVESEG from the coding sequence TTGCCTAATACAATTTATGCACACGATAACATTAATATAATCGCACAGAATATGAGCTTAAATGAAAACGAACATGTAAAAGATGTTGTGAGCAGCGGAGATCTTGCAAAACTGTATATGCTCGGCATCTTATCAAGTGAAGGTGTTTCACAAGGGAAAATGCCAAGCAGTGAGATAAAGATCGATAAGGCAGAACTTGTAAAAAGTGACCTTATTGCGGTTACATTTAGTACAAATATAGAAAGAATAGATAAAAATGATATCGTTTTCAAAGAAGGTCAGGATGTTATTTCAATCCAAAACATGAATCAAAGTGTAAATAAAAAAGGGCAAACCGTTGTTCTTTTTCACACCTCTACGAAAATTAGAGGTAACGTATATGTTGAAGTAGTGAGAAAAGAAGCCAATCAACCTCTAAAACAAGATGAACGCCAAAAACTTCAGGATATAAGGGAAAGAGTCGAGAAAATAGGAAAAGTAGTCACAGTTTCAAAAGATGACAAGGGAGATTATCATACAGTTCAAGAAGCGATTAATGTGATCCCTTCTGGAAACAAAGAGAAAGTTACCGTCTTTATTTTTAACGGGGTCTATAAAGAAGTTGTCACAATATCTGAAGATAAAGACTTTGTTTCACTTATTGGTGAAAACGTTAACAAAACAAAACTTACGTATGATAACTATTCAGGGAAGGAGAAACCTGGAGGCGGAACGTATGGAACATCAGGAAGCGCAAGCGTTTATATATATGGCAATGATTTTACGGCTGAAAATCTCACATTTGAAAATTCATTTGATGAAAAAAGTGTAGATGTAAAAGATGAGCAAGCTGTTGCCGTATATACAAAAGGCGAACGACAAGTTTTTAAGAATACGAGATTTATTGGAAACCAAGATACATTGTACACGAAAGAAGGCACACAATACTTCTACAAATGCTATATTGAAGGAGATGTCGATTTTATCTTTGGGGGTTCTCAAGCCGTATTTGAAAAATGCGATATTATGTCTCTAACGAGAGGATCTTCAACTGTAAATGGATACGTCACAGCGCCAAGCACTCGAATAACAGATGAATATGGCTATTTATTTATTAAAAGCAGGCTTTTAAGTAATGCAGAGGAGGGAACTGTCTATCTTGGCAGACCGTGGCATCCAGGTGGCGACCCTCATGCAATTGGAAGCGTTGTGTTTAGAGAAAGTTATCTTGGATCGCATATTAATAAACAAGGATGGACAGACATGTCAGGCTTTTCTTATCGTGATGCACGGTTTTATGAGTATAAAAACCACGGTCCAGGAGTTGCTTTTAATAACTCACGGGAACAATTAACAAGAGAAGAAGCAAATCAGTATACAGTTCAAAATGTATTAAATGGCTGGAATCCAAAAGAAAAAGTAGAATCTGAGGGATAG
- a CDS encoding arylamine N-acetyltransferase family protein, giving the protein MKKINTLLRERIGMSQEEKIEFDNLHTLLPQLAKELPFENLCIIENRTSELTEENLAHKFFTRNEGGVCYELNSLLYLFLVENNFDVKLVRGVIYENENNKWNDIGKTHVTILITYKEKIYLIDTGFGGNLPLKPVPLTGEEVHSSNGDFRVRNIKTEHGNYIFEMKVRNKDSDWKWGYAFDALESIGEIGELNEVQDIIVNHPQSPFNKKPLITRLTHDGNVTATEQSFTEWKDGKMTKREMNREEFEKLIQNYFGFKKV; this is encoded by the coding sequence ATGAAGAAAATAAATACATTATTACGAGAGCGTATTGGTATGTCACAAGAAGAAAAAATAGAATTTGATAATTTACACACACTCCTTCCTCAATTAGCAAAAGAACTTCCTTTTGAAAATCTATGTATTATTGAAAATAGAACAAGTGAACTTACAGAAGAAAATTTGGCACATAAATTTTTTACACGAAATGAAGGGGGAGTATGCTATGAGCTAAACTCTCTTCTCTATTTATTTCTTGTGGAAAATAACTTCGATGTAAAGCTTGTACGAGGCGTTATTTATGAAAACGAAAATAACAAATGGAACGATATCGGGAAGACCCACGTTACTATCCTTATTACGTATAAAGAGAAAATCTATTTAATTGATACAGGATTTGGAGGGAATCTACCGTTAAAACCTGTTCCATTAACAGGGGAAGAAGTTCATTCTAGTAACGGAGATTTTAGAGTAAGGAATATAAAAACAGAACATGGTAACTATATTTTTGAAATGAAAGTAAGAAATAAAGATAGTGACTGGAAGTGGGGCTATGCTTTTGATGCATTGGAGTCTATTGGAGAGATTGGAGAACTAAACGAAGTTCAGGATATTATTGTGAATCATCCACAATCTCCTTTTAATAAGAAACCGCTTATAACGCGTTTAACCCATGATGGAAATGTAACAGCAACTGAACAATCTTTTACAGAGTGGAAAGATGGAAAGATGACGAAAAGAGAAATGAATAGGGAAGAATTCGAGAAATTAATCCAAAACTATTTTGGATTTAAAAAAGTGTAA
- a CDS encoding rhamnogalacturonan acetylesterase: protein MQATSSISQSYKSKVAVYLVGDSTVSTYDSSVAPRAGWGQVFEEEFRHKVTVRNEAQSGRSSKSFIDEGRLDAVLSEIQKGDYLFIQFGHNDEKIEDPSRYTEPSTTYKSYLKQYIDGARAKKATPILITPVERRRFTEEGIAYNSHGTYPQAMKELGKEENVPVIDLTEKSKALYQELGIEKTKDLFLWLEKGEHPNYPDGVIDNTHFQGNGAREISHLVAEGVKELKIVPLKNYLNKE, encoded by the coding sequence GTGCAAGCAACAAGTTCTATTTCACAATCTTATAAAAGTAAAGTGGCAGTCTATCTTGTGGGAGATTCGACTGTTTCAACCTATGATTCTTCCGTTGCGCCGAGGGCTGGATGGGGGCAAGTTTTTGAGGAAGAGTTTCGTCATAAAGTGACGGTCAGAAATGAAGCGCAATCTGGTCGAAGCTCAAAAAGTTTTATTGATGAAGGAAGGTTAGATGCTGTTCTAAGCGAAATTCAAAAAGGAGACTATCTTTTTATTCAATTTGGGCATAATGACGAAAAAATAGAAGACCCGAGTCGCTATACAGAGCCTTCTACTACGTATAAAAGCTACTTGAAACAATATATTGATGGAGCTCGTGCTAAAAAAGCGACGCCTATTTTAATTACACCTGTTGAACGTAGACGTTTTACAGAAGAAGGAATTGCTTATAATTCTCACGGGACATATCCCCAAGCAATGAAAGAGCTAGGAAAAGAAGAAAATGTGCCTGTTATTGATTTAACAGAGAAAAGTAAAGCATTGTATCAAGAACTTGGCATTGAAAAAACAAAAGACCTTTTTCTTTGGCTCGAAAAAGGAGAACATCCTAACTATCCAGATGGAGTAATTGATAATACGCATTTTCAGGGAAATGGGGCAAGAGAAATTTCCCATCTTGTCGCAGAAGGTGTAAAAGAACTAAAAATTGTCCCGTTAAAGAACTACCTTAACAAAGAATAA
- a CDS encoding alpha-keto acid decarboxylase family protein, producing MKKDYTIGDYLLDRLAQIGVQHVFGVPGDYNLMFLDEVLKHKELEWIGNCNELNAAYAADGYARLNGIGAVMTTFGVGELSAVNGIAGSYAEHVPVVKVTGAPTTKVMKEGAYVHHTLGDGNFHRFSTMFREVTCAQTILTVENASQEIDRVLLACLTEKKPVHIVLPIDVYNKPANKPKKQLLDEEMKSNEKAMDEMLTNLLMKINKAKKPVILADYEVYRYKAEKELMHFAEKSGFPLATLSMGKGVFDETHPQFIGVYNGDLSDSYIKQRIDESDCIISVGVKLTDSITGGFSQGFSEENVIHLHPLSVEGEGEKYAPLTMKDTLNTLAHHVKKREREEMDIISTTSRQQQPFEATDEKLTQTRFFERLSYFIKEDDVLLADQGTSFFGAATMPLKKGGTFIGQPLWGSIGYTLPAVLGSQLADKERRNILLIGDGSFQLTAQELSTIIYQKIKPIIFLINNDGYTVERAIHGENKSYNDIVMWDYEKLPSIFGPKEASETFKVQTEQELDDMLNKIEHHDKLVFAEIKMNRDDKPELLTELSKRFSSQNS from the coding sequence GTGAAAAAAGACTATACAATTGGCGACTACTTACTAGACAGACTAGCCCAAATTGGAGTTCAGCACGTTTTTGGCGTTCCTGGTGATTATAATTTAATGTTTTTAGATGAAGTTCTAAAACATAAAGAGTTAGAATGGATTGGTAACTGTAATGAGCTTAATGCTGCATATGCTGCTGATGGATATGCAAGATTGAACGGCATCGGAGCTGTTATGACTACATTTGGGGTTGGTGAGTTAAGTGCAGTAAACGGAATTGCTGGTTCATATGCTGAACATGTTCCCGTTGTTAAAGTCACAGGGGCTCCAACAACAAAAGTAATGAAAGAAGGCGCTTACGTTCATCATACATTAGGAGACGGAAACTTCCATCGTTTTTCAACGATGTTCAGGGAAGTAACGTGTGCTCAAACAATATTAACAGTTGAAAATGCGAGCCAAGAGATTGACCGAGTACTTCTTGCTTGTTTAACAGAAAAAAAGCCTGTTCATATTGTGCTTCCTATTGATGTATATAATAAACCTGCTAATAAGCCTAAGAAACAACTTTTAGATGAAGAAATGAAGAGCAATGAAAAAGCAATGGACGAGATGCTTACCAATTTATTAATGAAAATAAACAAAGCGAAAAAGCCGGTAATTTTAGCAGATTATGAAGTGTACCGCTATAAAGCGGAAAAAGAGTTAATGCACTTTGCTGAAAAGAGCGGCTTTCCCCTTGCAACGTTAAGTATGGGAAAAGGGGTTTTTGATGAAACACACCCTCAATTTATCGGTGTTTATAATGGAGACTTAAGTGATTCTTATATTAAACAAAGAATAGATGAATCTGATTGCATTATAAGTGTAGGAGTGAAGTTAACAGATTCTATCACAGGCGGGTTTTCACAAGGGTTCTCTGAAGAAAATGTGATTCATCTTCATCCTTTATCTGTTGAGGGGGAAGGAGAAAAATATGCACCTCTTACAATGAAAGATACGTTGAATACATTAGCTCATCACGTCAAAAAACGAGAGAGAGAAGAAATGGACATTATTTCAACTACTTCTCGGCAACAACAACCATTTGAAGCAACAGACGAAAAACTTACGCAAACGCGATTCTTTGAGCGTCTTTCTTATTTTATAAAAGAAGATGATGTACTCCTTGCTGATCAAGGAACTTCCTTTTTTGGTGCAGCAACAATGCCGTTAAAAAAAGGAGGGACATTTATTGGTCAGCCATTGTGGGGATCTATTGGCTATACGCTTCCTGCAGTACTTGGAAGTCAGCTTGCGGACAAAGAACGTCGCAACATTCTTTTAATAGGAGATGGTTCCTTCCAGCTTACAGCTCAAGAACTTTCGACCATCATTTATCAAAAAATTAAGCCCATTATTTTTTTAATCAACAATGATGGATATACAGTAGAACGCGCTATTCACGGTGAAAACAAGTCTTACAATGATATTGTTATGTGGGATTACGAAAAACTTCCGAGCATTTTTGGTCCAAAAGAAGCAAGCGAAACGTTTAAAGTACAAACGGAGCAGGAGCTTGATGATATGTTAAACAAGATAGAACATCATGATAAGCTTGTTTTCGCTGAAATCAAAATGAACAGAGATGATAAACCTGAATTACTCACAGAGCTCTCTAAACGATTTTCGAGTCAAAATTCATAG
- a CDS encoding Nramp family divalent metal transporter, producing the protein MKNESNLQSTEVVIEKRQSFLTKFTKTFGPGILAVLTWLGAGDLVTSSVAGASYGYSLMWILALSLLLRFLIVNVIARFQLCNNENLSLLEGYGRIHPFFAYFLLVYALIMGHLFNSYMIKGAGEVLSTLLHINQPFLGSVIVVVLILLLIGRNIYNTIENVMKIILGLLTVAFIVLAVQSSPDFGEIVKGTVGFSIPSDTGLHGAFLLAVSIVGAVAGSISNFVHPYFLKEKGWTKPKHLKIQRNDLLFAIGVCIVINLAIWIIGAEILKPKGIEVETIDDLGAALQMQLGQIGWLIFYLGVFGVLFASIVGKSTGYPRLITDAYYVINKKRKEKYDGKYNNDPLFKWIMLFVLVTPIIWSIPGMPGFITLTLLVNALNVVGFPVIAIGMLVLSNNKRLMGKYRNNWFENLCLFLATALALWSSIQLAIGFF; encoded by the coding sequence ATGAAAAATGAGTCTAACTTACAAAGTACAGAAGTTGTAATTGAAAAAAGACAGTCTTTTTTAACAAAGTTCACTAAAACGTTTGGTCCAGGTATTTTAGCAGTTTTAACATGGCTTGGTGCGGGAGATTTAGTGACTTCTTCTGTTGCCGGAGCTTCCTATGGATACAGCTTAATGTGGATTTTAGCTCTCTCTCTTCTTCTCAGATTTCTCATTGTAAATGTTATTGCACGTTTTCAGCTTTGCAATAACGAAAATTTGTCTCTCTTAGAAGGTTACGGACGAATTCATCCTTTTTTTGCTTATTTTCTTTTAGTATATGCGCTCATCATGGGCCATCTTTTTAATTCATATATGATCAAAGGAGCTGGTGAAGTATTATCAACGCTCCTTCATATTAATCAGCCATTCTTAGGATCTGTTATTGTTGTTGTCCTTATTTTATTGTTAATCGGACGAAACATTTATAACACGATTGAAAATGTGATGAAAATTATTTTAGGGTTATTGACAGTGGCTTTTATTGTTTTGGCCGTTCAGTCATCCCCTGACTTTGGGGAAATTGTAAAAGGTACAGTTGGGTTTAGCATTCCAAGTGACACAGGCTTACATGGTGCTTTTTTGTTAGCAGTTTCAATAGTTGGGGCTGTGGCTGGATCTATTTCGAACTTTGTACATCCGTACTTTTTAAAAGAAAAAGGCTGGACAAAACCGAAACACTTAAAAATTCAGCGTAATGATTTACTTTTTGCCATTGGGGTTTGTATTGTGATTAATTTAGCCATTTGGATTATCGGAGCCGAAATATTAAAACCAAAGGGCATTGAAGTTGAAACAATTGATGATCTTGGAGCAGCTCTGCAAATGCAGCTAGGTCAAATAGGTTGGCTTATTTTCTACCTTGGAGTTTTTGGCGTTTTATTTGCGAGCATTGTTGGAAAATCGACAGGATATCCACGACTTATTACAGATGCCTACTACGTGATTAATAAGAAACGAAAAGAAAAATATGACGGAAAATATAATAACGATCCTTTATTCAAATGGATTATGCTTTTTGTGCTCGTTACGCCAATCATTTGGTCAATTCCTGGAATGCCTGGTTTTATTACGCTGACACTCTTAGTGAATGCTTTAAACGTCGTTGGCTTCCCTGTTATTGCCATTGGTATGCTTGTTTTATCTAATAACAAAAGGCTTATGGGAAAATATCGCAACAACTGGTTTGAAAACTTATGCCTATTTCTTGCAACAGCTTTAGCTCTTTGGTCTTCTATCCAACTCGCAATAGGATTCTTTTAA
- a CDS encoding pectate lyase family protein, with the protein MKKVVKALVLASLLIGGSTSTASAASSNLGKETLASNDGWASYGKGTRGGSGADSRHTFTVKNRSEFVRALSEGGNTPKIVYIEGSIDFNVDENNQPATAEHYAKKCGYDFNAYLKAYNPEKWGYDKEVSGPLEDARVCAQKEQKKQVVVNVPSNTSIIGVGKDAKILGGSLNISGVENVIIRNLAFEAPRDFFPQWDPTDGDQGEWNSEYDNIVVTNGAEHVWVDHNTFSDGRYHDEGFGEYFGRKFQQHDGLLDVTNTASYVTASYNVFQDHDKVSLIGSSDSKTSDRGRLKVTLHHNYYKNLTQRLPRVRYGEVHVYNNYYEFARSTDYSFQYALGVGIESKIYAQNNYFSFDYNVPLGNIIKDWKGTSIYEEGSYVKSPAGESQVDLLQETNKENSTVLDESVGWKPSLYKKIHPTQSVPGTVKAQAGAGKL; encoded by the coding sequence ATGAAAAAAGTAGTGAAAGCACTTGTGTTAGCATCCCTTCTTATTGGAGGTAGTACTTCAACGGCATCAGCAGCTTCTAGCAATCTCGGAAAAGAGACGCTTGCTTCAAATGATGGTTGGGCTTCCTATGGAAAAGGAACAAGGGGCGGCTCAGGAGCAGACAGTCGTCATACATTTACAGTGAAAAATAGAAGTGAGTTTGTCCGTGCTCTTTCAGAGGGCGGGAATACGCCAAAAATTGTTTATATTGAAGGATCAATTGATTTTAATGTTGATGAAAACAATCAACCTGCAACAGCTGAGCACTATGCAAAAAAGTGTGGCTATGATTTTAATGCTTACCTTAAAGCTTACAACCCGGAGAAGTGGGGGTATGATAAAGAAGTAAGCGGACCGCTTGAAGATGCACGAGTATGTGCCCAAAAAGAACAGAAAAAGCAGGTTGTTGTGAATGTTCCTTCTAATACGTCTATTATCGGAGTAGGCAAGGATGCTAAAATTTTAGGAGGAAGTCTTAATATTAGTGGAGTAGAAAATGTTATTATTCGAAATCTTGCATTTGAAGCACCGAGAGATTTCTTTCCACAATGGGATCCAACTGATGGAGATCAAGGAGAGTGGAACTCTGAATATGACAATATTGTAGTTACAAATGGAGCAGAACATGTCTGGGTAGATCACAATACATTTAGCGATGGTCGCTATCATGATGAAGGATTTGGTGAGTATTTTGGGCGCAAATTTCAACAGCATGATGGACTATTAGATGTAACAAACACAGCAAGCTATGTGACTGCCTCTTACAACGTTTTTCAAGACCATGACAAAGTCTCCCTTATCGGATCAAGCGATAGTAAGACAAGTGATCGAGGGCGTCTAAAAGTAACCCTTCATCACAACTACTATAAAAATTTAACGCAGCGCTTACCTCGTGTTCGCTATGGTGAAGTTCATGTGTACAACAACTACTATGAATTCGCAAGAAGTACGGATTACTCATTTCAATATGCATTAGGAGTTGGAATAGAATCTAAGATTTATGCACAAAACAACTACTTCTCGTTTGATTATAATGTACCTCTAGGGAATATTATTAAAGATTGGAAGGGGACATCTATTTATGAAGAGGGTTCGTATGTAAAGAGCCCAGCAGGAGAGAGTCAAGTTGATTTACTTCAAGAAACAAATAAAGAAAATAGCACAGTATTAGATGAAAGTGTAGGCTGGAAACCTTCTTTATATAAAAAAATTCATCCAACCCAATCTGTGCCAGGAACTGTAAAAGCACAAGCAGGCGCAGGGAAACTGTAA
- a CDS encoding DUF4064 domain-containing protein, whose amino-acid sequence MSRVVEIVFSVIGIVLFLVISVGSGFVLALPQDNQDVQDGFQQAIDKSNITNISASEMASAVNDGALYLLIVTLICAILGIVSIIYLKGNKKPKLAGGILIVTAILGTVATFILGIFGGIAYLIAGIIALVRKSKKVETSRTY is encoded by the coding sequence ATGAGTAGAGTTGTAGAAATTGTGTTTTCGGTAATTGGAATTGTGCTTTTTTTAGTTATTTCAGTAGGGAGCGGTTTTGTACTTGCTCTTCCACAAGACAATCAAGACGTACAAGACGGTTTTCAACAAGCTATAGATAAAAGCAATATTACGAACATTAGTGCAAGTGAGATGGCGTCTGCTGTTAATGATGGAGCTCTTTATCTACTTATTGTAACGCTTATTTGCGCTATATTAGGAATTGTTTCTATCATTTATTTAAAAGGAAATAAAAAACCTAAGCTAGCAGGGGGAATTTTAATTGTCACAGCTATTCTTGGAACAGTTGCAACATTTATTCTAGGTATATTTGGTGGGATTGCCTATTTAATCGCTGGAATCATCGCACTTGTTCGTAAATCAAAAAAAGTAGAAACTAGTAGAACATATTAG
- a CDS encoding 2-hydroxyacid dehydrogenase, with product MKPKVIVYKKMDEKVLNFIRETCEVIYFEKLHSDVYPTFLEKLKDADALLGSGLKVNEDLLDRAPHLKIVCNTSVGYDNLDLEELSKRNIIATNTPDVLNDTVADTIFGLLLATARRMPELDQFVKNSEWKETLKEEHFGVDVHHKTLGIIGMGGVGSAIAKRAHFGFDMDILYHGRSRKEEEEQTYNATYCSLEELLQKSDFVCLMTPLTPQTEGLMGKREFELMKQSAIFINGSRGKTVDEEALINALRAEEILGAGLDVFAQEPVSPDNPLLSMKNVVTLPHIGSATAETRLKMAMLGAKNLVAGVKGETPPNLIKGSIGVK from the coding sequence ATGAAACCAAAAGTTATCGTATATAAAAAAATGGATGAAAAGGTTTTGAACTTTATAAGAGAGACGTGTGAGGTCATTTATTTTGAGAAGCTACATTCAGATGTTTATCCAACATTTTTAGAAAAATTAAAAGATGCGGATGCTTTGCTAGGCTCCGGTTTGAAGGTGAATGAAGACTTACTAGATCGTGCTCCACATCTCAAAATAGTGTGTAATACATCTGTTGGCTATGACAATCTCGATTTGGAGGAGTTATCCAAACGAAATATTATCGCTACAAATACGCCTGATGTGTTAAATGATACTGTTGCAGATACAATTTTTGGCCTTTTGCTTGCAACAGCGCGCAGAATGCCTGAATTAGATCAGTTTGTTAAAAATAGCGAATGGAAAGAAACATTGAAAGAGGAGCATTTTGGTGTTGATGTTCACCATAAAACATTAGGAATCATTGGTATGGGAGGAGTTGGCTCCGCTATTGCCAAGAGAGCGCATTTTGGTTTTGATATGGATATCTTGTATCATGGACGTTCTCGAAAAGAAGAAGAAGAACAAACATATAATGCAACATATTGTTCCTTAGAAGAGCTGCTCCAGAAGTCTGATTTTGTTTGCTTAATGACGCCTCTTACTCCCCAAACAGAGGGACTAATGGGAAAACGTGAGTTTGAGCTTATGAAACAAAGCGCTATCTTTATTAACGGGTCGAGAGGTAAAACCGTTGATGAAGAAGCCCTTATAAATGCTTTAAGAGCAGAAGAAATTTTAGGAGCTGGACTTGATGTATTTGCACAAGAACCAGTGAGCCCAGACAATCCCCTCCTTTCTATGAAAAACGTTGTAACGTTACCACATATCGGCTCTGCTACAGCTGAAACACGTCTTAAAATGGCAATGCTTGGGGCCAAAAATCTAGTAGCTGGAGTAAAAGGAGAAACCCCTCCTAATCTTATTAAAGGAAGCATAGGGGTAAAATAA